The Algoriphagus sp. TR-M9 genome has a window encoding:
- the yaaA gene encoding peroxide stress protein YaaA, with product MLILISPAKTLDYSAPNFNESTQPDFQTDARSLVRVMKKKSADEIGKLMHISENLANLNEERFKTFQKDFTFDNSKQALLAFKGDVYTKIDVDEYNKEDFDFAQQHLRILSGLYGLLKPLDLIQPYRLEMGTKLETSKGKNLYEFWDKKIAKAINKAADGQPIVNLASQEYFKAVHLKTLKSPVITINFKEHKENGYQIVGFFAKQARGMMTNFAIKNRISDPELLKTFNEEGYEYSTQLSSESEWVFVR from the coding sequence ATGCTTATCCTTATTTCCCCGGCGAAAACGCTGGACTACAGTGCCCCAAATTTCAACGAATCCACCCAACCCGACTTTCAGACAGATGCCCGCTCCCTGGTACGGGTAATGAAAAAGAAATCTGCTGATGAAATCGGAAAACTGATGCACATTTCGGAAAATTTAGCCAACCTAAACGAAGAGCGCTTCAAGACTTTTCAAAAAGACTTTACTTTCGACAATTCCAAGCAGGCTCTTTTGGCATTCAAAGGAGATGTGTACACCAAAATCGATGTGGATGAGTACAACAAGGAAGATTTTGACTTTGCGCAGCAGCATCTGAGAATCCTCTCAGGCTTGTATGGACTACTCAAGCCCTTGGATCTAATCCAGCCCTACAGGCTAGAAATGGGCACTAAACTGGAGACTTCTAAAGGAAAAAACCTCTATGAGTTTTGGGATAAAAAAATAGCAAAAGCCATCAACAAAGCGGCTGATGGGCAACCTATAGTCAATCTGGCCTCACAGGAATATTTCAAAGCCGTCCATCTCAAAACCCTCAAATCACCGGTAATCACCATCAATTTCAAAGAGCATAAAGAAAACGGATATCAGATCGTAGGATTCTTTGCGAAGCAGGCTCGCGGAATGATGACAAATTTTGCAATCAAAAATAGGATTTCAGATCCGGAACTGCTGAAAACCTTTAATGAAGAGGGGTATGAATACTCCACCCAGCTAAGTTCAGAATCAGAATGGGTCTTCGTGCGTTAA